One genomic segment of Pseudorca crassidens isolate mPseCra1 chromosome X, mPseCra1.hap1, whole genome shotgun sequence includes these proteins:
- the LOC137216574 gene encoding olfactory receptor 5AR1-like, translated as MENSSTVTDLILLGMTENPQLGVLLFGVFLIVYIVTVLGNLGLVVLMRVSPCLHTPMYFFLSNLSFLDVYFSSVTIPETLANLLSKLQAVSFLGCVTQMGLFIIFASTECNILASMAYDFYTAICHPLLYHITMSRVRRLKLVAGCYLGGLVNMVSVTTSITQLSFCQPHVLPHFCDIPLLSALACSDHWVTQILIVGCGGFTLFTSIMVILVSYLSVLMTILRIPSASGRQKAFSTCASHLTAVGLYYGTTMYTYFQPSQRGSQAGNQMVSVFYAMVIPVSNPLIYSLRNQEVKVALQKILKKSP; from the coding sequence ATGGAGAATTCATCTACAGTGACTGACCTCATCCTTCTGGGCATGACAGAGAACCCTCAGCTTGGGGTCCTGCTATTTGGAGTCTTCCTTATTGTTTATATTGTCACTGTGTTGGGGAATCTAGGCCTGGTAGTCCTGATGAGAGTCAGTCCCTGCCTCCACACCCCcatgtattttttcctctctaatcTGTCCTTTCTTGATGTCTATTTTTCTTCTGTCACGATCCCAGAGACTTTAGCAAATTTGTTATCTAAGTTGCAGGCTGTTTCTTTCCTTGGATGTGTGACTCAAATGGGCTTGTTCATAATCTTTGCCTCCACTGAATGCAACATTTTGGCTTCCATGGCCTATGACTTCTATACTGCCATTTGTCACCCACTGCTCTACCACATCACCATGTCTAGAGTCCGTCGTCTCAAATTGGTAGCAGGATGCTACCTTGGTGGATTAGTTAACATGGTTTCTGTGACAACTTCCATCACACAACTATCGTTCTGTCAACCACATGTCCTTCCTCACTTCTGTGACATCCCTCTACTGTCAGCACTGGCTTGCTCAGACCACTGGGTCACCCAGATCTTGATTGTTGGCTGCGGAGGATTCACCCTGTTCACCTCCATTATGGTAATCCTTGTCTCCTACCTGTCTGTCCTCATGACTATCCTGAGAATTCCCTCAGCTTCTGGCAGGCAAAAAGCTTTCTCTACCTGTGCTTCCCACTTGACTGCTGTTGGCCTATACTATGGAACAACTATGTACACCTACTTTCAGCCCTCTCAACGTGGATCCCAGGCAGGAAATCAGATGGTCTCAGTGTTTTATGCAATGGTGATCCCAGTGTCAAATCCTCTCATCTATAGTTTGAGAAACCAGGAAGTGAAAGTTGCTCTacagaaaatattgaagaaaagtCCCTAA